A single Drosophila ananassae strain 14024-0371.13 chromosome 3L, ASM1763931v2, whole genome shotgun sequence DNA region contains:
- the LOC6494128 gene encoding NADP-dependent malic enzyme isoform X1, with amino-acid sequence MNYWRILIHPRLTRMKSENNTPKACRPQNRMSCTQDVVKTPTSIVFSNKYNKFMGFTLEERQRLNIHGLLPVCVRSPQDQMYVFESNFRSINTNIGKYQYLRIMRQSFERLYFKFVSEHVTEVLPIIYTPTVGMACMVYGMLYRGMSGVYITKYDRGHMVDVLKNWPDSKNVKAVCVTDGQRILGLGDLGANGMGICVGKMELYTALGGISPAKCLPVCLDIGTTNKNLRDDPMYIGLREDRITGKEYEDFVEEFIQSALKAFGCQTLIHFEDFATPNAFKFLEKYQDQCCYFNDDIQGTAAVGLAGLLGIQRITKIELQDHVILFCGAGSAMMGLTALLKKELQSRGLSDEELTKNLYVYDAKGLITKSSQEIPGNIADFAKDMPPIKSLEEVVEKIKPSIIMGATSAAGLFTEKILRTMAASHERPGVFAFSNPTNKAECTAEQAYKFTDGRAIYSAGSPFPPVEFNGKRLTPGQANNCFAFPGIVLGVMTALAVTVPDEVYLVTAHTLSNVPSKEDLASGKIYPNIACAKDVALEIAVNVCQYLFDNEISSDLAQLTPVPDDIREYILKNEYQLDFSSSTTETWDYPEMKPNPKPNPTKEQKQK; translated from the exons ATGAACTACTGGAGGATTTTAATTCACCCTCGGTTGACGCGGATGAAGTCCGAGAACAACACCCCAAAAGCATGCCGACCCCAAAACCGGATGTCCTGCACTCAGGACGTAGTTAAGACCCCAACTAGCATAGTTTTCAGCAACAAATACAACAAG ttcATGGGCTTCACGCTGGAGGAGCGGCAACGCTTAAATATTCACGGACTGCTACCCGTCTGTGTCCGGTCACCGCAAGATCAAATGTATGTGTTTGAGTCGAACTTCCGATCCATCAATACAAATATAGGTAAATATCAGTATTTGAGGATTATGCGACAGAGTTTTGAGAGGCTCTACTTCAAGTTTGTCTCGGAACACGTGACGGAGGTACTGCCCATCATTTACACACCCACCGTGGGCATGGCCTGCATGGTCTATGGGATGTTGTACCGCGGCATGAGCGGGGTCTACATAACCAAATACGATCGTGGCCATATGGTGGATGTCCTGAAGAACTGGCCAGACAGTAAGAATGTCAAGGCCGTCTGCGTGACGGACGGCCAGCGAATTTTGGGGCTGGGTGATCTGGGCGCCAATGGCATGGGTATTTGTGTGGGAAAAATGGAACTGTATACGGCGTTGGGAGGCATTTCACCAGCCAAGTGTCTTCCGGTGTGCCTGGACATCGGCACTACCAATAAAAATCTCCGCGACGACCCCATGTACATTGGCCTGCGGGAGGATCGAATTACTGGCAAGGAGTACGAGGACTTTGTCGAGGAGTTCATCCAATCTGCACTGAAGGCGTTCGGTTGCCAAACTCTCATCCATTTTGAGGACTTTGCCACACCGAACGCCTTTAAGTTTCTGGAAAAGTATCAGGATCAATGTTGCTACTTCAATGACGATATCCAGGGAACGGCAGCAGTGGGCCTTGCCGGACTGCTGGGCATTCAAAGGATAACTAAAATAGAGCTACAGGACCATGTTATACTCTTTTGTGGGGCGGGCAGTGCCATGATGGGATTGACGGCACTCCTGAAGAAGGAATTACAATCCAGAGGTCTCAGCGATGAAGAGCTTACCAAGAACCTCTACGTCTACGATGCAAAGGGCCTGATAACCAAGAGTAGTCAGGAAATTCCAGGTAATATCGCTGACTTCGCCAAGGATATGCCTCCCATAAAGTCTTtggaggaggtggtggagAAGATCAAGCCCTCTATTATAATGGGAGCCACATCAGCAGCGGGGCTATTCACCGAAAAGATTCTGCGTACTATGGCAGCGAGTCACGAGCGTCCGGGGGTATTTGCCTTTTCCAATCCCACCAACAAGGCCGAGTGCACAGCCGAACAGGCCTATAAGTTTACAGAC ggccGAGCCATCTATTCGGCAGGATCACCTTTTCCTCCAGTCGAATTCAATGGGAAGCGTCTGACTCCTGGCCAGGCCAACAACTGTTTCGCCTTTCCCGGCATAGTTCTGGGCGTGATGACTGCCCTTGCAGTGACAGTTCCCGATGAAGTCTACCTGGTCACTGCCCACACCCTGTCCAATGTTCCCAGCAAAGAGGACCTGGCCAGCGGAAAGATCTACCCGAATATAGCCTGCGCCAAGGATGTGGCCCTGGAGATCGCCGTAAATGTTTGCCAATATCTGTTCGACAATG AAATATCCTCAGACCTGGCCCAATTGACTCCAGTGCCGGACGACATTCGGGAGTACATTTTGAAGAATGAATACCAGCTTGACTT
- the LOC6494128 gene encoding NADP-dependent malic enzyme, mitochondrial isoform X3 → MACMVYGMLYRGMSGVYITKYDRGHMVDVLKNWPDSKNVKAVCVTDGQRILGLGDLGANGMGICVGKMELYTALGGISPAKCLPVCLDIGTTNKNLRDDPMYIGLREDRITGKEYEDFVEEFIQSALKAFGCQTLIHFEDFATPNAFKFLEKYQDQCCYFNDDIQGTAAVGLAGLLGIQRITKIELQDHVILFCGAGSAMMGLTALLKKELQSRGLSDEELTKNLYVYDAKGLITKSSQEIPGNIADFAKDMPPIKSLEEVVEKIKPSIIMGATSAAGLFTEKILRTMAASHERPGVFAFSNPTNKAECTAEQAYKFTDGRAIYSAGSPFPPVEFNGKRLTPGQANNCFAFPGIVLGVMTALAVTVPDEVYLVTAHTLSNVPSKEDLASGKIYPNIACAKDVALEIAVNVCQYLFDNEISSDLAQLTPVPDDIREYILKNEYQLDFSSSTTETWDYPEMKPNPKPNPTKEQKQK, encoded by the exons ATGGCCTGCATGGTCTATGGGATGTTGTACCGCGGCATGAGCGGGGTCTACATAACCAAATACGATCGTGGCCATATGGTGGATGTCCTGAAGAACTGGCCAGACAGTAAGAATGTCAAGGCCGTCTGCGTGACGGACGGCCAGCGAATTTTGGGGCTGGGTGATCTGGGCGCCAATGGCATGGGTATTTGTGTGGGAAAAATGGAACTGTATACGGCGTTGGGAGGCATTTCACCAGCCAAGTGTCTTCCGGTGTGCCTGGACATCGGCACTACCAATAAAAATCTCCGCGACGACCCCATGTACATTGGCCTGCGGGAGGATCGAATTACTGGCAAGGAGTACGAGGACTTTGTCGAGGAGTTCATCCAATCTGCACTGAAGGCGTTCGGTTGCCAAACTCTCATCCATTTTGAGGACTTTGCCACACCGAACGCCTTTAAGTTTCTGGAAAAGTATCAGGATCAATGTTGCTACTTCAATGACGATATCCAGGGAACGGCAGCAGTGGGCCTTGCCGGACTGCTGGGCATTCAAAGGATAACTAAAATAGAGCTACAGGACCATGTTATACTCTTTTGTGGGGCGGGCAGTGCCATGATGGGATTGACGGCACTCCTGAAGAAGGAATTACAATCCAGAGGTCTCAGCGATGAAGAGCTTACCAAGAACCTCTACGTCTACGATGCAAAGGGCCTGATAACCAAGAGTAGTCAGGAAATTCCAGGTAATATCGCTGACTTCGCCAAGGATATGCCTCCCATAAAGTCTTtggaggaggtggtggagAAGATCAAGCCCTCTATTATAATGGGAGCCACATCAGCAGCGGGGCTATTCACCGAAAAGATTCTGCGTACTATGGCAGCGAGTCACGAGCGTCCGGGGGTATTTGCCTTTTCCAATCCCACCAACAAGGCCGAGTGCACAGCCGAACAGGCCTATAAGTTTACAGAC ggccGAGCCATCTATTCGGCAGGATCACCTTTTCCTCCAGTCGAATTCAATGGGAAGCGTCTGACTCCTGGCCAGGCCAACAACTGTTTCGCCTTTCCCGGCATAGTTCTGGGCGTGATGACTGCCCTTGCAGTGACAGTTCCCGATGAAGTCTACCTGGTCACTGCCCACACCCTGTCCAATGTTCCCAGCAAAGAGGACCTGGCCAGCGGAAAGATCTACCCGAATATAGCCTGCGCCAAGGATGTGGCCCTGGAGATCGCCGTAAATGTTTGCCAATATCTGTTCGACAATG AAATATCCTCAGACCTGGCCCAATTGACTCCAGTGCCGGACGACATTCGGGAGTACATTTTGAAGAATGAATACCAGCTTGACTT
- the LOC6494128 gene encoding NADP-dependent malic enzyme isoform X2, with amino-acid sequence MNYWRILIHPRLTRMKSENNTPKACRPQNRMSCTQDVVKTPTSIVFSNKYNKFMGFTLEERQRLNIHGLLPVCVRSPQDQMYVFESNFRSINTNIGKYQYLRIMRQSFERLYFKFVSEHVTEVLPIIYTPTVGMACMVYGMLYRGMSGVYITKYDRGHMVDVLKNWPDSKNVKAVCVTDGQRILGLGDLGANGMGICVGKMELYTALGGISPAKCLPVCLDIGTTNKNLRDDPMYIGLREDRITGKEYEDFVEEFIQSALKAFGCQTLIHFEDFATPNAFKFLEKYQDQCCYFNDDIQGTAAVGLAGLLGIQRITKIELQDHVILFCGAGSAMMGLTALLKKELQSRGLSDEELTKNLYVYDAKGLITKSSQEIPGNIADFAKDMPPIKSLEEVVEKIKPSIIMGATSAAGLFTEKILRTMAASHERPGVFAFSNPTNKAECTAEQAYKFTDGRAIYSAGSPFPPVEFNGKRLTPGQANNCFAFPGIVLGVMTALAVTVPDEVYLVTAHTLSNVPSKEDLASGKIYPNIACAKDVALEIAVNVCQYLFDNDLAQLTPVPDDIREYILKNEYQLDFSSSTTETWDYPEMKPNPKPNPTKEQKQK; translated from the exons ATGAACTACTGGAGGATTTTAATTCACCCTCGGTTGACGCGGATGAAGTCCGAGAACAACACCCCAAAAGCATGCCGACCCCAAAACCGGATGTCCTGCACTCAGGACGTAGTTAAGACCCCAACTAGCATAGTTTTCAGCAACAAATACAACAAG ttcATGGGCTTCACGCTGGAGGAGCGGCAACGCTTAAATATTCACGGACTGCTACCCGTCTGTGTCCGGTCACCGCAAGATCAAATGTATGTGTTTGAGTCGAACTTCCGATCCATCAATACAAATATAGGTAAATATCAGTATTTGAGGATTATGCGACAGAGTTTTGAGAGGCTCTACTTCAAGTTTGTCTCGGAACACGTGACGGAGGTACTGCCCATCATTTACACACCCACCGTGGGCATGGCCTGCATGGTCTATGGGATGTTGTACCGCGGCATGAGCGGGGTCTACATAACCAAATACGATCGTGGCCATATGGTGGATGTCCTGAAGAACTGGCCAGACAGTAAGAATGTCAAGGCCGTCTGCGTGACGGACGGCCAGCGAATTTTGGGGCTGGGTGATCTGGGCGCCAATGGCATGGGTATTTGTGTGGGAAAAATGGAACTGTATACGGCGTTGGGAGGCATTTCACCAGCCAAGTGTCTTCCGGTGTGCCTGGACATCGGCACTACCAATAAAAATCTCCGCGACGACCCCATGTACATTGGCCTGCGGGAGGATCGAATTACTGGCAAGGAGTACGAGGACTTTGTCGAGGAGTTCATCCAATCTGCACTGAAGGCGTTCGGTTGCCAAACTCTCATCCATTTTGAGGACTTTGCCACACCGAACGCCTTTAAGTTTCTGGAAAAGTATCAGGATCAATGTTGCTACTTCAATGACGATATCCAGGGAACGGCAGCAGTGGGCCTTGCCGGACTGCTGGGCATTCAAAGGATAACTAAAATAGAGCTACAGGACCATGTTATACTCTTTTGTGGGGCGGGCAGTGCCATGATGGGATTGACGGCACTCCTGAAGAAGGAATTACAATCCAGAGGTCTCAGCGATGAAGAGCTTACCAAGAACCTCTACGTCTACGATGCAAAGGGCCTGATAACCAAGAGTAGTCAGGAAATTCCAGGTAATATCGCTGACTTCGCCAAGGATATGCCTCCCATAAAGTCTTtggaggaggtggtggagAAGATCAAGCCCTCTATTATAATGGGAGCCACATCAGCAGCGGGGCTATTCACCGAAAAGATTCTGCGTACTATGGCAGCGAGTCACGAGCGTCCGGGGGTATTTGCCTTTTCCAATCCCACCAACAAGGCCGAGTGCACAGCCGAACAGGCCTATAAGTTTACAGAC ggccGAGCCATCTATTCGGCAGGATCACCTTTTCCTCCAGTCGAATTCAATGGGAAGCGTCTGACTCCTGGCCAGGCCAACAACTGTTTCGCCTTTCCCGGCATAGTTCTGGGCGTGATGACTGCCCTTGCAGTGACAGTTCCCGATGAAGTCTACCTGGTCACTGCCCACACCCTGTCCAATGTTCCCAGCAAAGAGGACCTGGCCAGCGGAAAGATCTACCCGAATATAGCCTGCGCCAAGGATGTGGCCCTGGAGATCGCCGTAAATGTTTGCCAATATCTGTTCGACAATG ACCTGGCCCAATTGACTCCAGTGCCGGACGACATTCGGGAGTACATTTTGAAGAATGAATACCAGCTTGACTT
- the LOC6496434 gene encoding semaphorin-2A isoform X1: MCATGNHRLLNHLGSLGRLSVLLLVVGAQLIHVEYVRADYENTWNLYYEPPCCTGSSLGHHLRHHKEHVKDFSCGPLHYKTFYMDEPNNALYVGAMDRIFKLNLRNISQSVCERDVLILEPTGSDILNCVSKGKREKVECRNHIRVIQPMNFNGQKLYVCGTNAHNPKDFVINANLTHLPRSQYVPGIGLGIGKCPYDPADNSTAVYVENGNPFGLPALYAGTNAEFTKADSVIFRSDLYNLTNGRKEANFKRTVKYDSKLLDKPNFVGSFEIGEFVYFFFREHAVEYINCGKAVYSRVARVCKNDRGGKYMISQNWATYLKARMNCSISSEFPFYFNEIQSVYKMPTDDTKFYATFTTNTNGLIGSAVCSYDIRDINAAFDGKFKEQATSNSAWLPVLNSKVPEPRPGTCHNDTATLPDSVLNFIRKHPLMDKAVDHEFGNPVFFKRDVILTKLVVDKIRIDKLNQEFLVYFVATTSGHIYKIVQFMHYGQRHSNLVDIFEASPHSEPIREMTLSQKTGSIYVATDHQVKQIDIAMCARRYDSCFRCVSDPYCGWDQEVNACRPYQLGLLQDVANETSGICDTSVLRKRVTSSYGQTLHLSCFVKMPEVLRKKQTRWYHHSTEKGRYEVRYTPTKYIETNEGGLVLLAVNEGDGGRYDSYLDGSLLCSYGVTVDAHRCSPPSQKQDYQKIYSHWCNEFEKYKSAMKQWQAKQEQCGLKDKTGPTGSNGKHVNDVFSNDALV, from the exons AGCATGTCAAGGACTTCAGTTGTGGCCCCCTGCACTACAAAACCTTCTATATGGACGAGCCCAACAATGCCCTATATGTGGGAGCAAT GGATCGCATATTCAAGCTCAATCTGCGCAACATCAGTCAATCGGTCTGTGAG CGCGATGTTCTCATATTGGAGCCAACCGGCTCGGATATCCTCAACTGTGTGTCCAAGGGAAAGCGCGAG AAGGTGGAATGCCGGAACCATATACGGGTCATCCAGCCCATGAACTTCAATGGCCAGAAGCTGTATGTCTGCGGCACAAATGCCCACAACCCCAAGGACTTTGTAATAAAT GCAAACTTAACACATTTACCCAGATCCCAGTACGTGCCCGGCATCGGCCTGGGGATTGGCAAGTGTCCCTACGATCCCGCCGACAACTCAACCGCCGTCTATGTGGAGAACGGAAATCCCTTCGGTTTGCCCGCCCTG TACGCCGGCACGAATGCAGAGTTCACCAAAGCTGATTCGGTTATATTCCGCTCGGACCTGTACAATCTGACTAATGGCCGCAAGGAGGCCAACTTCAAGCGAACAGTGAAATATGATTCGAAGCTACTGGACA aaccCAACTTTGTAGGCTCCTTTGAGATTGGGGAGTTTGTTTACTTCTTTTTCCGCGAACATGCCGTGGAGTACATCAATTGCGGCAAAGCGGTCTACTCTCGTGTGGCAAGAGTGTGCAAAAACGATCGGGGTGGCAAGTACATGATCAGCCAGAATTGGGCCACCTACCTGAAGGCCAGGATGAACTGCAGCATCTCCAGCGAGTTCCCCTTCTACTTCAATGAGATCCAATCGGTGTACAAGATGCCCACCGATGACACCAAGTTCTATGCCACCTTTACGACGAATACGAACGGACTTATTGGCTCGGCAGTTTGCAGCTACGATATTCGGGATATTAATGCGGCCTTCGATG GCAAATTCAAGGAGCAGGCCACCTCAAACAGTGCCTGGCTGCCAGTGCTGAACTCCAAAGTGCCGGAGCCACGTCCGGGAACTTGCCACAACGACACCGCCACACTGCCCGACTCCGTGTTGAATTTCATTCGCAAACATCCGCTAATGGACAAGGCGGTCGATCATGAATTTGGCAATCCGGTCTTCTTCAAGCGGGACGTCATCCTTACCAAGTTGGTGGTGGACAA GATACGGATCGACAAGCTGAACCAGGAGTTCCTTGTATACTTTGTGGCCACGACGTCGGGCCACATCTACAAGATTGTGCAGTTCATGCACTACGGTCAGCGGCACTCGAATCTGGTTGACATTTTCGAGGCATCGCCACACAGCGAACCCATCCGCGAGATGACTCTGAGCCAGAAGACGGGATCCATCTACGTGGCCACCGATCACCAGGTGAAGCAGATCGACATTGCCATGTGTGCCAGGCGCTACGACAGCTGCTTCCGCTGCGTCTCGGATCCCTATTGCGGTTGGGATCAGGAGGTCAACGCCTGTCGGCCCTACCAACTGGGCCTGCTCCAGGATGTGGCCAATGAGACGTCCGGCATCTGCGATACGAGTGTCCTGCGCAAAAGGGTCACCTCCTCATATGGCCAGACTCTGCACCTGTCATGCTTCGTGAAGATGCCAGAGGTCCTGAGGAAAAAGCAGACACGCTGGTATCATCACTCCACCGAAAAGGGACG CTATGAGGTGCGCTACACGCCCACCAAATACATCGAAACAAATGAGGGCGGACTGGTGTTGCTGGCGGTGAACGAGGGCGACGGCGGGCGCTACGACAGCTACTTGGATGGGTCCTTGCTCTGCAGCTACGGCGTGACGGTGGATGCCCACAG ATGCTCGCCACCGTCGCAGAAACAGGACTATCAGAAAATCTACTCGCATTGGTGCAATGAGTTCGAGAAGTACAAATCGGCCATGAAGCAATGGCAGGCCAAACAGGAG CAATGCGGCCTCAAGGATAAAACAGGACCAACCGGCAGCAATGGCAAGCACGTGAACGACGTTTTCAGCAACGATGCCTTGGTCTGA
- the LOC6496434 gene encoding semaphorin-2A isoform X2 encodes MCATGNHRLLNHLGSLGRLSVLLLVVGAQLIHVEYVRADYENTWNLYYEPPCCTGSSLGHHLRHHKEHVKDFSCGPLHYKTFYMDEPNNALYVGAMDRIFKLNLRNISQSVCERDVLILEPTGSDILNCVSKGKREVECRNHIRVIQPMNFNGQKLYVCGTNAHNPKDFVINANLTHLPRSQYVPGIGLGIGKCPYDPADNSTAVYVENGNPFGLPALYAGTNAEFTKADSVIFRSDLYNLTNGRKEANFKRTVKYDSKLLDKPNFVGSFEIGEFVYFFFREHAVEYINCGKAVYSRVARVCKNDRGGKYMISQNWATYLKARMNCSISSEFPFYFNEIQSVYKMPTDDTKFYATFTTNTNGLIGSAVCSYDIRDINAAFDGKFKEQATSNSAWLPVLNSKVPEPRPGTCHNDTATLPDSVLNFIRKHPLMDKAVDHEFGNPVFFKRDVILTKLVVDKIRIDKLNQEFLVYFVATTSGHIYKIVQFMHYGQRHSNLVDIFEASPHSEPIREMTLSQKTGSIYVATDHQVKQIDIAMCARRYDSCFRCVSDPYCGWDQEVNACRPYQLGLLQDVANETSGICDTSVLRKRVTSSYGQTLHLSCFVKMPEVLRKKQTRWYHHSTEKGRYEVRYTPTKYIETNEGGLVLLAVNEGDGGRYDSYLDGSLLCSYGVTVDAHRCSPPSQKQDYQKIYSHWCNEFEKYKSAMKQWQAKQEQCGLKDKTGPTGSNGKHVNDVFSNDALV; translated from the exons AGCATGTCAAGGACTTCAGTTGTGGCCCCCTGCACTACAAAACCTTCTATATGGACGAGCCCAACAATGCCCTATATGTGGGAGCAAT GGATCGCATATTCAAGCTCAATCTGCGCAACATCAGTCAATCGGTCTGTGAG CGCGATGTTCTCATATTGGAGCCAACCGGCTCGGATATCCTCAACTGTGTGTCCAAGGGAAAGCGCGAG GTGGAATGCCGGAACCATATACGGGTCATCCAGCCCATGAACTTCAATGGCCAGAAGCTGTATGTCTGCGGCACAAATGCCCACAACCCCAAGGACTTTGTAATAAAT GCAAACTTAACACATTTACCCAGATCCCAGTACGTGCCCGGCATCGGCCTGGGGATTGGCAAGTGTCCCTACGATCCCGCCGACAACTCAACCGCCGTCTATGTGGAGAACGGAAATCCCTTCGGTTTGCCCGCCCTG TACGCCGGCACGAATGCAGAGTTCACCAAAGCTGATTCGGTTATATTCCGCTCGGACCTGTACAATCTGACTAATGGCCGCAAGGAGGCCAACTTCAAGCGAACAGTGAAATATGATTCGAAGCTACTGGACA aaccCAACTTTGTAGGCTCCTTTGAGATTGGGGAGTTTGTTTACTTCTTTTTCCGCGAACATGCCGTGGAGTACATCAATTGCGGCAAAGCGGTCTACTCTCGTGTGGCAAGAGTGTGCAAAAACGATCGGGGTGGCAAGTACATGATCAGCCAGAATTGGGCCACCTACCTGAAGGCCAGGATGAACTGCAGCATCTCCAGCGAGTTCCCCTTCTACTTCAATGAGATCCAATCGGTGTACAAGATGCCCACCGATGACACCAAGTTCTATGCCACCTTTACGACGAATACGAACGGACTTATTGGCTCGGCAGTTTGCAGCTACGATATTCGGGATATTAATGCGGCCTTCGATG GCAAATTCAAGGAGCAGGCCACCTCAAACAGTGCCTGGCTGCCAGTGCTGAACTCCAAAGTGCCGGAGCCACGTCCGGGAACTTGCCACAACGACACCGCCACACTGCCCGACTCCGTGTTGAATTTCATTCGCAAACATCCGCTAATGGACAAGGCGGTCGATCATGAATTTGGCAATCCGGTCTTCTTCAAGCGGGACGTCATCCTTACCAAGTTGGTGGTGGACAA GATACGGATCGACAAGCTGAACCAGGAGTTCCTTGTATACTTTGTGGCCACGACGTCGGGCCACATCTACAAGATTGTGCAGTTCATGCACTACGGTCAGCGGCACTCGAATCTGGTTGACATTTTCGAGGCATCGCCACACAGCGAACCCATCCGCGAGATGACTCTGAGCCAGAAGACGGGATCCATCTACGTGGCCACCGATCACCAGGTGAAGCAGATCGACATTGCCATGTGTGCCAGGCGCTACGACAGCTGCTTCCGCTGCGTCTCGGATCCCTATTGCGGTTGGGATCAGGAGGTCAACGCCTGTCGGCCCTACCAACTGGGCCTGCTCCAGGATGTGGCCAATGAGACGTCCGGCATCTGCGATACGAGTGTCCTGCGCAAAAGGGTCACCTCCTCATATGGCCAGACTCTGCACCTGTCATGCTTCGTGAAGATGCCAGAGGTCCTGAGGAAAAAGCAGACACGCTGGTATCATCACTCCACCGAAAAGGGACG CTATGAGGTGCGCTACACGCCCACCAAATACATCGAAACAAATGAGGGCGGACTGGTGTTGCTGGCGGTGAACGAGGGCGACGGCGGGCGCTACGACAGCTACTTGGATGGGTCCTTGCTCTGCAGCTACGGCGTGACGGTGGATGCCCACAG ATGCTCGCCACCGTCGCAGAAACAGGACTATCAGAAAATCTACTCGCATTGGTGCAATGAGTTCGAGAAGTACAAATCGGCCATGAAGCAATGGCAGGCCAAACAGGAG CAATGCGGCCTCAAGGATAAAACAGGACCAACCGGCAGCAATGGCAAGCACGTGAACGACGTTTTCAGCAACGATGCCTTGGTCTGA
- the LOC6496435 gene encoding uncharacterized protein LOC6496435, with product MKPYPRTNVISTFKAAEQRAAYELIQISIIAKKMTLQWKLLPFIFYGFVVGEGYFRYHRSVGYSPELISDLREFGKLIPSVTIDELVAEHMITDSGFRKAIKFLRSSDFKRFQHHTESLPEVVDLINFVHLNDTVAGARRNHWRHADRYRRWAEEIVVVLLDDNTLGLENLSSFTSFVQDVLGHLPRDRFVALIKEKRQKSAIFAKFYEALKSPEFKTKVEAAWNTVNVQGVIRELSGHGINSQDLKTIGFEVLSWGPA from the exons ATGAAACCttaccccagaacaaatgtgATTAGTACTTTCAAAGCCGCTGAGCAAAGAGCAGCTTACGAATTGATTCAAATTTCTATTATTGCTAAAAAAATGACacttcagtggaaattattgcCATTTATTTTCTATGGCTTTGTGGTCGGTGAGGGTTATTTTCGATATCACCGGAGTGTAGGATATTCCCCGGAACTGATCAGTGATTTGCGAGAGTTTGGCAAGCTAATTCCCAGTGTCACCATCGATGAGCTCGTCGCCGAGCACATGATTACGGATTCCGGCTTTCGCAAggcaattaaatttttgcGCAGCTCAGATTTCAAGAGGTTCCAGCATCACACCGAGTCTCTGCCCGAGGTAGTGGATCTGATTAATTTTGTTCATCTCAATGACACGGTAGCCGGAGCTAGAAGAAACCACTGGCGCCACGCAGACCGATACCGCCGATGGGCAGAGGAGATTGTTGTGGTGCTTCTGGACGACAACACTTTGGGCTTGGAGAACTTGAGCTCTTTCACCAGCTTTGTGCAAGACGTGCTCGGCCACTTGCCCCGAGATCGATTTGTGGCATTAATAAAAGAGAAGCGTCAAAAGAGTGCAATTTTTGCCAAGTTTTATGAGGCCTTGAAAAGTCCAGAATTCAAAACAAAGGTGGAGGCTGCCTGG AACACAGTGAATGTGCAGGGCGTCATACGAGAGCTGTCTGGACATGGAATTAATTCCCAGGACTTGAAAACCATTGGCTTCGAAGTTCTCTCCTGGGGTCCAGCGTAG